Genomic segment of Pseudomonadota bacterium:
CAAGAATCAACTGAATGCCTCCGCTGAACCGCCGGGTGGACTTGCCGAAGTTGTTGAGCAGATTATCTCCAGGCTGCCGGACAGAAGGGGCACGGAATTTTTACGATGGATCAGAACACAGCATAAAGATACTATCCGCCTCATACCGGTAGAAGAGGTAGACTATTTCAGCGCCGAGGATAAATATACCCTGGTAATAACAAAAGAAGGTGAATCCCTTATCAAAAAGAGCATTAAGGAACTGGCACAGGAACTTGACCCCAGTCAATTCTGGCAGATACATCGGGGAACCATTGTAAATGTTGCCAGGATAGACAAGATGAGCCGTTCAATCACAGGACGGGGGATGCTGAAACTAAAAGAAAGACCTGAGTTGCTCACAGTAAGCCGCAACTACCTAAATCTCTTCAAACAGATGTAGAGGAGGGAAAGAGCATTCCGATCCAATCTGTTTCTGTTTTCGATGTTGTTTTTCTTTTGTATACACTATTTGGCTGAAAAAGAGGATAAAGCATCAACCACCATACCCCTGAATCGGTAACTATTTAGCTGAAATTGCAGGATAAATATATATTGATTTATGATGGTTTTAGTGTTACATAAAAGGTGAAATATATTGATAAAATGGAGGGTAACATGAATAAAGGTTTGATGATTTGCTGCGGTATTTTCTTTTTCCTCTTCGCGGCAATTTCGAGTGCTTCGGCTGTCGAGCTTACGGCAGATATAATGACAAAGGAAGGAAAGATAACAAGAAACGGCAAGATATATGTAAAGGGCAACAAGTGCCGTGTGGAAAAAGGAAGTACGCCCCTCTATACAATCGTCAGGGGAGACAAGAATCTCTTCTGGCAGGTCAACAACGCGGAAAAAACGTACATTAAGGCAGCGCTGACACCTGACATGAAGCCGACTATTGAGGAAAAGATATTTGGTGAGACCGGGAGAAAACTGGTCGGCACAGAGACAGTGAACGGCTACACTGCAAAGAAATATGAGGTAACCGCAACAAAGGGCAAAAAAACAGAAACCATTCAGCAGTGGTTTTCAGCAGAATATAATTTCCCCGTCAAAGTTGCTGGTTCAAACTGGATCGTGGAGTATAAAAATATCAAAAAAGGCAATGTTCCTGACGGTCTTTTTGAACTTGCTCCGGGTCTGATAGAGGATACCTCCGAAGTCCCTGATGTGCTCCATTAGCAGGAACAATAACCGATCATAGTGCTTATTACGGAAAGGCCGGAACCGGGTGTAATGTTCGCAGTACCGGCCTTTTTCTTTTTAGGTTGCAGGGAAGCAGAATATCAGGCAGGCATGTCCTGTCTTATCACATACAAAAAGGGGCTCATGTATGGGTGGCCAAATAAAACAAAGACACCATCTTAAGGCCATGATCTTTGCAGCGGCTTTTCTGGCCGTCGCAATATGGTTTATTATGTGGCTCAAAGATCAGTCCGCGCAGCAGCCGGTGCCGACCGAAAGGGCAGTATATGATGCAAAAATAACCGACTGGAAGAAGTACGGGACTGATCAGGATGGAGATCACTTCTA
This window contains:
- a CDS encoding LytTR family DNA-binding domain-containing protein; translation: MIYKAIIADDEKELRIYLKSMLSEVWPELVICGEAQNGRETLALVESLKPQIAFLDIKMPGFSGMEVAKSIAGISRIVFITAYDQYAVEAFEREAVDYLLKPVSKDRLIQTVERLKNQLNASAEPPGGLAEVVEQIISRLPDRRGTEFLRWIRTQHKDTIRLIPVEEVDYFSAEDKYTLVITKEGESLIKKSIKELAQELDPSQFWQIHRGTIVNVARIDKMSRSITGRGMLKLKERPELLTVSRNYLNLFKQM
- a CDS encoding DUF4412 domain-containing protein, with protein sequence MNKGLMICCGIFFFLFAAISSASAVELTADIMTKEGKITRNGKIYVKGNKCRVEKGSTPLYTIVRGDKNLFWQVNNAEKTYIKAALTPDMKPTIEEKIFGETGRKLVGTETVNGYTAKKYEVTATKGKKTETIQQWFSAEYNFPVKVAGSNWIVEYKNIKKGNVPDGLFELAPGLIEDTSEVPDVLH